One Halopelagius inordinatus genomic region harbors:
- a CDS encoding TRAP transporter permease, which produces MSDSNHDGRSADRQADDGVRARDYRSVEGADASTPDAETDRRVATDGGRDEPIEDGGSDPESDVDADEMSEEEAQELIEEIERKRSVAGPAAIVVSIVAIAFSLFQIWLAARGFEFQADLPIVGEVGFGALQLLQVNAVHVAFALVLAFLLFPPTTGDGAIARRLGAVVPAVRGRFGDDSALTRGAVGVRRGVRWFAVDAERERVTPLDLVFVLLSVATAVYMVFEFQEIQRLRVLGLEAGRTVAEYLGPLGFLAEAVSALGVPFADVAYPFFLGAVGVLLVLEATRRSLGVYLMLIVASFIVYARYGYLISGSMPIIGVLSIPEGTWANIVQNLWYNTENGVFGIPVTVSVQFIYIFILFGAFLEMSGAGQWFIDLAYAATGTRRGGPAKASILASGFMGTISGSSIANTVTTGAFTIPLMKKSGYRPEFAGGVEASASSGGQILPPVMGAAAFLMIEFIGVPFSDIIIAATIPAIVFFFGVWVMVHLEAVRVDIGGLDRSEVVAIPKHLRQGWFYLVPIVLLLYFLLVERLTVARSAWYTLVAIMALIAAVAAYDRQTRVPLVGSVAALLLAQFVSFLLTGAGVVAAATGGGGGGLAPLAAASAAAGSLGTIVILVSLAFLVFGRRTESPLLDLDPAVDTASERIAGAVRRPKLADFGAFRYVTFLGKSMDSGARTATEVVVAVAAAGIIPGVVSATGLGPNLTSLITNVAGGSIVLLLFFTAVASIILGMGMPTTVTYIILVSLLGPAIAQASDIPLLAAHLFILYFGVIADITPPVAVAAYAASGIARSDPFQTGIEAFSLSLNKAIVPFAFALTPGILLIRGRGSDARVITSADLTDFGWLVPEVMIPVAGVFVGVVALGVTVIGHLYTSVDRWERALFAVAAFLLMAPMLVLTTFTDLTGAVGLLENLGSPVVIDIAMRTVGALLFGALVAQNRRSSDEKAEPTTVSATD; this is translated from the coding sequence ATGAGTGACTCAAACCACGACGGTCGGTCCGCCGACCGACAGGCCGACGACGGAGTACGAGCGCGCGACTACCGTTCGGTCGAGGGCGCCGACGCCTCGACGCCGGACGCGGAGACGGACCGTCGCGTCGCGACGGACGGCGGGCGAGACGAACCCATCGAGGACGGCGGATCGGACCCCGAATCGGACGTCGACGCCGACGAGATGTCCGAAGAGGAAGCCCAAGAGCTCATAGAGGAGATAGAGCGAAAGCGCTCCGTGGCCGGTCCGGCCGCCATCGTCGTCTCCATCGTCGCCATCGCCTTTTCGCTGTTTCAGATATGGTTGGCCGCCCGCGGATTCGAGTTCCAAGCCGACCTGCCGATAGTCGGCGAAGTCGGATTCGGCGCGCTCCAACTCCTGCAGGTCAACGCCGTCCACGTCGCCTTCGCTCTCGTGTTGGCGTTTCTGCTCTTTCCCCCGACGACCGGTGACGGCGCGATAGCGCGCAGACTCGGTGCCGTCGTCCCCGCGGTTCGAGGCCGGTTCGGCGACGATAGCGCCCTCACTCGGGGGGCCGTCGGCGTCCGCCGCGGCGTCCGGTGGTTCGCGGTCGACGCGGAACGAGAGCGCGTGACGCCGCTGGACCTCGTGTTCGTCCTCCTCTCGGTGGCGACGGCGGTGTACATGGTGTTCGAGTTCCAAGAGATTCAGCGACTGCGCGTCCTCGGCCTCGAAGCGGGCCGAACCGTCGCGGAGTATCTCGGACCGCTCGGCTTCCTGGCCGAGGCGGTGAGCGCGCTCGGAGTGCCGTTTGCGGACGTGGCGTACCCGTTCTTCCTCGGGGCCGTCGGGGTCCTCCTCGTCCTCGAAGCGACTCGCCGGTCGCTCGGCGTCTACCTGATGCTCATCGTCGCGTCGTTCATCGTCTACGCGCGGTACGGCTACCTCATCTCGGGGAGCATGCCCATCATCGGCGTGCTCTCCATCCCCGAGGGGACGTGGGCGAACATCGTCCAGAACCTCTGGTACAACACCGAAAACGGGGTGTTCGGCATCCCGGTGACGGTGTCCGTGCAGTTCATCTACATCTTCATCCTCTTCGGGGCGTTCTTAGAGATGTCCGGCGCGGGACAGTGGTTCATAGACCTCGCGTACGCGGCGACCGGAACGCGGCGCGGCGGCCCCGCGAAGGCGTCCATCCTCGCGTCGGGCTTCATGGGCACCATCTCCGGGTCGTCCATCGCGAACACCGTCACCACCGGCGCGTTCACGATTCCGCTGATGAAGAAGTCGGGCTACCGCCCCGAGTTCGCGGGCGGCGTCGAAGCCTCCGCGTCCTCGGGCGGGCAGATTCTCCCGCCCGTGATGGGCGCGGCGGCGTTCCTGATGATAGAGTTCATCGGCGTCCCCTTCTCGGACATCATCATCGCGGCCACCATCCCGGCCATCGTGTTCTTCTTCGGCGTCTGGGTGATGGTCCACCTCGAAGCCGTCCGCGTCGATATCGGCGGGTTAGACCGGAGCGAAGTCGTCGCGATACCGAAGCACCTCCGACAGGGGTGGTTCTACCTCGTCCCAATCGTACTGCTTCTGTACTTCCTCCTCGTCGAACGTCTGACCGTCGCTCGCTCGGCGTGGTACACGCTCGTCGCCATCATGGCGCTCATCGCCGCCGTCGCCGCGTACGACAGACAGACGCGCGTCCCCCTCGTGGGGAGCGTCGCCGCACTCTTGCTCGCGCAGTTCGTCTCGTTCCTCTTGACCGGCGCGGGCGTCGTCGCCGCGGCGACGGGCGGGGGCGGCGGCGGACTCGCACCTCTCGCCGCCGCCTCGGCCGCCGCGGGCAGTCTCGGGACGATCGTCATCTTGGTCAGTCTCGCGTTCCTCGTCTTCGGTCGTCGGACCGAATCGCCGCTCTTGGACCTCGACCCCGCGGTCGATACCGCGAGCGAGCGAATCGCGGGTGCCGTGCGCCGGCCGAAACTGGCCGACTTCGGCGCCTTCCGGTACGTGACGTTCCTCGGGAAGTCGATGGACTCCGGCGCGCGAACGGCGACGGAAGTGGTCGTCGCCGTCGCCGCCGCAGGCATCATCCCCGGCGTCGTGAGCGCGACGGGTCTCGGTCCGAATCTCACGTCGCTCATCACGAATGTCGCCGGAGGCTCTATCGTCCTGCTTCTGTTCTTCACCGCCGTCGCCTCCATCATCCTCGGGATGGGGATGCCGACGACGGTGACGTACATCATCCTCGTCTCGCTTCTCGGCCCGGCCATCGCGCAGGCGAGCGACATCCCGCTACTCGCGGCGCACCTGTTCATCCTCTACTTCGGCGTCATCGCCGACATCACCCCGCCGGTCGCGGTGGCGGCCTACGCCGCGTCCGGTATCGCCCGGTCCGACCCGTTCCAGACGGGCATCGAGGCGTTCTCGCTGTCGCTCAACAAGGCCATCGTGCCGTTCGCGTTCGCACTCACGCCCGGCATCCTGCTCATCCGCGGGCGGGGGTCCGACGCGAGAGTCATAACGTCCGCGGACCTCACGGACTTCGGATGGCTCGTTCCGGAGGTGATGATACCCGTCGCGGGCGTGTTCGTCGGCGTCGTCGCACTCGGCGTCACCGTCATCGGCCACCTGTACACCTCGGTGGACAGGTGGGAGCGTGCCCTGTTCGCCGTCGCGGCGTTCTTGCTCATGGCTCCGATGCTGGTTCTCACCACGTTCACGGACCTGACGGGCGCTGTCGGTCTCTTGGAGAACCTCGGAAGCCCCGTCGTCATCGACATCGCGATGCGAACCGTCGGTGCCCTCCTCTTCGGCGCTCTCGTCGCCCAGAACCGGCGGAGTTCCGACGAGAAGGCGGAGCCGACCACCGTCTCGGCCACCGACTGA
- a CDS encoding TAXI family TRAP transporter solute-binding subunit has protein sequence MSRKLNRREFVAAAGLTGIAGLAGCSGNGGGDGTEGEETTAGEETTASEETTAGEETTEGDGGGDTESRLSWHAGGTGGTYFPLSNEFKSVVEDNTDYTLQVQSTGASVENVGSLARGDADFALIQNDVASFAANGEGIDAFEGNAVENLRGVATLYPETITIVTLAGTGIEQPSDLEGATINTGDLGSGTQVNAVQILEALGIEDYSEQNTGFSQASDQLKNGDIDAAFVVGGWPVGAIEELAATEDVVVVPIEGENRQAVKDAADFYADDEIPSGTYGLDEPAPTVSVQAMIATNAEQPEETVQEVTSAIFDNTDQLTIKTDFISRDTAQDGMSIDLHPGAQAYFDS, from the coding sequence ATGTCGCGAAAGCTAAACCGACGTGAATTCGTTGCGGCCGCAGGCCTCACTGGAATCGCCGGACTCGCCGGATGTTCCGGTAACGGCGGCGGTGACGGTACAGAAGGAGAGGAGACGACCGCAGGCGAGGAGACGACTGCAAGCGAGGAAACCACCGCGGGCGAGGAGACGACCGAAGGCGACGGGGGCGGCGACACCGAATCGCGCCTCTCGTGGCACGCAGGCGGGACGGGCGGGACGTACTTCCCCCTCTCGAACGAGTTCAAGTCGGTCGTCGAGGACAACACCGACTACACGCTTCAGGTCCAGTCCACCGGCGCGTCCGTCGAGAACGTCGGGAGTCTGGCCCGCGGCGACGCCGACTTCGCTCTCATCCAGAACGACGTCGCCTCTTTCGCCGCCAACGGCGAGGGCATCGACGCCTTCGAGGGGAACGCAGTAGAGAACCTCCGCGGCGTCGCGACGCTCTATCCGGAGACCATCACCATCGTCACGCTGGCCGGCACGGGCATCGAGCAACCGTCGGACCTCGAAGGCGCGACCATCAACACCGGTGACCTCGGTTCGGGGACGCAGGTGAACGCGGTCCAGATTCTCGAAGCCCTCGGCATCGAGGACTACTCCGAGCAGAACACCGGCTTCTCGCAGGCGTCGGACCAACTCAAGAACGGCGACATCGACGCCGCGTTCGTCGTCGGCGGATGGCCCGTCGGCGCTATCGAGGAACTCGCGGCGACCGAAGACGTGGTCGTCGTCCCCATCGAGGGCGAGAACCGACAGGCCGTAAAGGACGCCGCGGACTTCTACGCCGACGACGAGATTCCGTCCGGAACGTACGGCCTCGACGAGCCCGCCCCGACGGTGTCGGTGCAGGCGATGATCGCGACGAACGCCGAACAGCCCGAAGAGACCGTCCAAGAGGTCACCTCGGCCATCTTCGACAACACGGACCAGCTGACCATCAAGACGGACTTCATCAGTCGGGACACCGCACAGGACGGCATGTCCATCGACCTCCATCCCGGGGCGCAGGCGTACTTCGATAGCTAA
- the thiD gene encoding bifunctional hydroxymethylpyrimidine kinase/phosphomethylpyrimidine kinase, with product MRTPVPDARPVALTVAGSDSGGGAGIQADLKTMEARGAFGTSVITSVTAQNTRGVSSIHPVPTEEVRAQYDAVAGDFDVRAAKTGMLGTAEMVETVTDCVEDAPFPVVVDPVMVATSGDRLLDRDAERAYEDLVAASAVVTPNTDEAAVLTGTEPTDESTAREAGAELVEMGAAAALVKGGHAPGEEVADVLVTAETEAVFVHPRVDTEATHGSGCTLSSAIAAHLARGTDTVAAVEAGVSFLQRAVRYPLDVGEGPGAVHHLAEIRDRAARTDAVESVESVVDAVVAADARGLVPEVGLNVVGATPYAERPDELAAVEGRIARTRSGVRPNRGVRVGASSRLAEFLLAVREVDSTVRFAANCRFDGDVEAAMDSLGWSVVRVEPARDDEADSEAETAAREAVLNALEPDEETPAAVVDGGAVGREPSARVVAADAGTLADRLTGLAAAVETP from the coding sequence ATGCGGACGCCGGTACCCGACGCGCGACCCGTGGCACTGACCGTCGCCGGAAGCGACTCCGGTGGCGGGGCCGGCATCCAAGCGGACCTGAAGACAATGGAGGCCCGCGGCGCGTTCGGGACGAGCGTTATCACGAGCGTCACGGCCCAGAACACCCGCGGCGTCTCCTCGATACATCCGGTTCCGACAGAGGAGGTGCGGGCGCAGTACGACGCCGTCGCCGGGGATTTCGACGTGCGCGCGGCGAAGACGGGGATGCTCGGCACCGCGGAGATGGTCGAGACGGTGACCGACTGCGTCGAAGACGCGCCGTTTCCGGTCGTCGTGGACCCGGTCATGGTCGCTACCTCGGGCGACAGACTGCTCGACAGAGACGCCGAACGCGCCTACGAGGACCTCGTCGCCGCGTCGGCGGTGGTGACGCCCAACACCGACGAGGCGGCCGTCCTCACCGGTACCGAACCGACAGACGAGTCGACGGCACGCGAGGCGGGCGCGGAGTTAGTCGAGATGGGCGCGGCGGCCGCACTCGTCAAAGGCGGCCACGCCCCCGGCGAGGAGGTGGCGGACGTCCTCGTGACGGCGGAGACGGAAGCCGTGTTCGTCCACCCGCGCGTGGACACCGAGGCGACGCACGGGTCCGGATGCACGCTTTCGAGCGCCATCGCCGCGCACCTCGCGCGGGGGACGGACACCGTCGCGGCGGTGGAGGCGGGCGTGTCGTTCCTCCAACGCGCCGTCCGGTACCCCCTCGACGTCGGCGAGGGGCCGGGGGCGGTCCACCACCTCGCGGAGATTCGCGACCGGGCGGCGCGGACGGACGCGGTCGAATCGGTCGAGAGCGTCGTGGACGCGGTCGTCGCCGCCGACGCGCGGGGACTCGTCCCGGAAGTCGGCCTGAACGTCGTCGGCGCGACGCCGTACGCCGAACGCCCGGACGAACTGGCGGCGGTCGAAGGCCGCATCGCCCGCACGCGGTCGGGCGTGCGACCGAACCGGGGCGTCCGCGTCGGCGCGTCGAGTCGCCTCGCCGAGTTTCTGCTCGCCGTCCGCGAAGTCGATTCGACCGTCCGGTTCGCGGCGAACTGCCGGTTCGACGGCGACGTGGAGGCGGCGATGGATTCGCTCGGGTGGTCCGTCGTCCGCGTCGAACCCGCGAGGGACGACGAGGCGGACTCGGAGGCCGAAACCGCCGCGCGGGAGGCGGTTCTGAATGCGCTCGAACCCGACGAGGAGACGCCCGCGGCGGTCGTAGACGGCGGCGCGGTCGGCAGAGAACCGTCGGCGCGCGTCGTCGCCGCCGACGCGGGGACTCTCGCCGACCGATTGACCGGCCTCGCCGCCGCAGTCGAGACGCCGTGA
- the tenA gene encoding thiaminase II, whose amino-acid sequence MAFTDELEPEADRVWTAIVDHPMVRRLGEGTLDEDPFREWVRQDYYYLREYSRTFALAASSAGTLDRMGTFAELLDSTLNTEMDLHRSYAAEFGITAEELAATEPSPTTRAYTDFLVRTAAVGTFGDTVAALLPCMWGFNETARRLAEDGTPDHDQYEAWVEMYAGEEFTELTEWCLDLMDEVAAESTAADRNRYRERFLTSARYEYRFWDAAWRGETWEV is encoded by the coding sequence ATGGCGTTCACCGACGAACTCGAACCCGAGGCCGACCGGGTCTGGACCGCTATCGTCGACCACCCGATGGTTCGGCGGTTGGGCGAGGGGACCTTGGACGAAGACCCGTTTCGAGAGTGGGTGCGACAGGACTACTACTATCTGCGAGAGTACAGTCGGACCTTCGCACTCGCCGCCTCCTCTGCGGGGACTCTCGACCGGATGGGGACGTTCGCCGAACTCCTCGACTCGACGCTGAACACGGAGATGGATCTCCACCGGTCGTACGCCGCGGAGTTCGGTATCACCGCCGAGGAACTGGCGGCGACCGAACCGTCGCCGACGACGCGGGCGTACACGGACTTTCTCGTCAGGACGGCGGCCGTCGGGACGTTCGGCGACACCGTCGCCGCCCTCCTCCCCTGCATGTGGGGGTTCAACGAGACGGCGCGCCGACTCGCGGAAGACGGCACGCCGGACCACGACCAGTACGAGGCGTGGGTCGAGATGTACGCGGGCGAGGAGTTCACCGAACTCACGGAGTGGTGTCTCGACCTGATGGACGAGGTGGCCGCGGAATCGACGGCGGCCGACAGAAACCGGTACCGAGAGCGATTTCTCACCTCCGCGCGGTACGAGTACCGCTTTTGGGACGCCGCGTGGCGAGGAGAGACGTGGGAGGTCTAG
- a CDS encoding sodium:solute symporter family transporter, which translates to MVSSATALGLTVATLAAFSALGFWYSRGRVRSVEDFLTARNSTGPRTTTATLVASVMGVWILLSPAEAGAAFGGVTAVAGYAVGEAIPMLAYARLGPRIRELLPEGHSLTEYALARYGPAVYLLVFVVSVSYMFVFLAAELTGITSALELVAGVPRWQTAVLVGGFVLLYTGYGGLRASIFTDTVQAALVIPLLVGTAVAALVTLGGPAAVHRNVVAADPSLLDPGFLTGLQFGFWVAIAVLGAELVNQTWWQRIYAARDSETLKAGFRRAAALNFVLVFVAGLFGVAARGYVDVVTDSTSAQYDASVAFFVLITEAFSETFALAVALVALLLVMSTADSLFNALASLVTTDLPRILDDPNDRTLTLSARALTVVVAVAAIYVSLRARSVLELFLLADLFGVAVAVPLLSGLYSERVTGGGALLAGVSSLAVGLAFFPNQLVRGLLTSLPVVGELLPTPAFLTAFVGTAAVSASVTALSARMSSSRFDHRRLAETVHSLDDSSSGYRDGDD; encoded by the coding sequence GTGGTGAGTTCGGCGACGGCGCTCGGACTGACCGTCGCGACGCTTGCGGCGTTCAGCGCGCTCGGGTTCTGGTACTCGCGCGGCAGAGTCCGGAGCGTCGAGGACTTTCTCACGGCGCGCAACAGCACCGGTCCGAGAACCACGACGGCGACGCTCGTCGCCTCGGTGATGGGCGTGTGGATTCTCCTGAGTCCGGCGGAGGCGGGGGCGGCGTTCGGCGGCGTCACCGCCGTCGCGGGCTACGCCGTCGGCGAGGCGATTCCGATGCTCGCGTACGCCCGCCTCGGCCCGCGAATCCGTGAACTGCTCCCCGAGGGCCACTCGCTGACGGAGTACGCACTCGCGCGATACGGCCCCGCCGTCTACCTCCTCGTGTTCGTCGTCAGCGTCTCCTACATGTTCGTCTTCCTCGCCGCCGAACTGACCGGCATCACGAGCGCACTCGAACTCGTCGCCGGAGTCCCGCGGTGGCAGACGGCGGTGCTCGTCGGCGGATTCGTCCTCCTCTACACCGGCTACGGCGGACTCCGCGCGAGCATCTTCACGGACACCGTCCAGGCCGCCCTCGTGATTCCGCTCCTCGTGGGTACCGCCGTCGCCGCACTCGTGACTCTCGGCGGCCCCGCGGCGGTCCACCGAAACGTCGTCGCCGCGGACCCCTCTCTTTTGGACCCCGGCTTTCTCACCGGCCTCCAGTTCGGGTTCTGGGTGGCTATCGCCGTCCTCGGCGCGGAACTCGTCAACCAGACGTGGTGGCAGCGAATCTACGCCGCCCGCGACAGCGAGACGCTCAAAGCGGGGTTCCGTCGGGCGGCGGCTCTCAACTTCGTCCTCGTCTTCGTCGCGGGCCTGTTCGGCGTCGCCGCCCGCGGATACGTGGACGTCGTGACAGACTCGACGAGCGCTCAGTACGACGCGAGCGTCGCCTTCTTCGTCCTCATCACGGAGGCGTTCTCCGAGACGTTCGCGCTCGCCGTCGCCCTCGTCGCCCTTCTGTTGGTGATGAGTACCGCAGACTCCCTGTTCAACGCCCTCGCGAGTCTCGTCACGACGGACCTACCGAGGATACTCGACGACCCGAACGACCGCACGCTGACGCTGTCGGCGCGCGCACTCACCGTCGTCGTCGCCGTCGCGGCCATCTACGTCAGCCTCCGCGCGCGGAGCGTCCTCGAACTGTTCTTGCTCGCGGACCTGTTCGGCGTCGCCGTCGCGGTTCCCCTCCTCTCGGGACTGTACTCCGAACGCGTGACGGGCGGGGGCGCGCTCTTGGCCGGGGTGTCGAGTCTCGCCGTCGGACTCGCGTTCTTCCCGAACCAACTCGTCCGCGGCCTCCTCACGTCGCTCCCCGTCGTCGGCGAACTCCTCCCGACGCCGGCGTTTCTCACCGCTTTCGTCGGAACCGCCGCCGTCTCGGCGTCCGTCACCGCCCTCTCGGCGCGGATGTCGTCCTCGCGGTTCGACCACCGCCGCCTCGCGGAGACGGTTCACAGCCTCGACGACTCCTCGTCGGGCTATCGCGACGGCGACGACTGA
- a CDS encoding IMPACT family protein has product MTDDAYRTVAGRGEASFEVRGSEFIGYVAPVNTVEEAEAFVADVEANHPDATHNVPAYRVPAGGASAGAGTLLREYSSDDGEPSGSSGDPALNVLVQREIRNVAAVVTRYYGGTNLGVGGLARAYSRGVKEAIEDAGVVEELPHETFSVVVAYDDSGTVRGLLESAGVEFDAAYEEDVSFEVRVPVPDAAGLRDRIRSATSGRAEIE; this is encoded by the coding sequence GCGCGGCGAGGCTAGCTTCGAGGTGCGAGGCTCGGAGTTCATAGGCTACGTCGCGCCGGTGAACACCGTCGAGGAGGCGGAGGCGTTCGTCGCCGACGTCGAAGCGAACCATCCGGACGCCACCCACAACGTCCCGGCGTACCGCGTTCCCGCGGGCGGGGCGTCCGCGGGCGCGGGGACGTTGCTCAGAGAGTACTCTTCGGACGACGGCGAACCCTCCGGGTCGTCGGGTGACCCCGCGTTGAACGTCCTCGTCCAACGGGAGATTCGGAACGTCGCCGCCGTCGTCACCCGCTACTACGGCGGGACGAACCTCGGCGTCGGCGGACTCGCGCGGGCGTACTCGCGAGGGGTCAAAGAGGCCATCGAGGACGCGGGCGTCGTCGAGGAACTCCCCCACGAGACGTTCTCCGTCGTCGTCGCGTACGACGACTCCGGCACGGTCCGCGGCCTGTTGGAGAGCGCCGGTGTCGAGTTCGACGCGGCCTACGAGGAAGACGTCTCGTTCGAGGTTCGGGTGCCCGTCCCGGACGCCGCGGGACTCAGAGACCGAATTCGAAGTGCGACGAGCGGTCGGGCCGAAATCGAGTAG
- a CDS encoding S9 family peptidase → MTRISATDYHDIAQVEDPQVSPDGDRVAFVRKIPDGDDSYEQTVYLVSTDGDGDIRRFTVAEGVDSHPRWSPSGDRLAFVSTRGADDERPQLWVLPVSGGEAERVTDVPGGVSDVAWSPDGSKIAFQQSTTASEREEGIDCEVDDEEYERETPDPRVVDRLVYRQHGRYRDGAEPHVYVVRLDEESPSGDADESDAPRVERLTDGEYGHVSPTWGDRETLYFGVKRHQGDTEPDDSAVIDIVAHDLSTGETEDVARTTAWGLALDATADGRLAFGRTPEERISMRNSDVVVYDRESGREAIPTEGLDRDVALEAGLSWGPNDEDVYFLTPDEGEYVARRVSGEGAESPSANDGTRSGDAPTDSELLVGGGHVTALSVGGPGNDPVVAVAKSEWDHPGDVFCLRGGTERRLTNVNAAYLDDADVQKPEEVRFESDVEVQGWVLTPPEFDSEETYPLVVEVHGGPHAMWSTSGTMWREFQLLAARGYVVFWSNPRGSVGYGEEFATAIERNWGEVTMTDVMAGVELVCDRDYVDEENVFLTGGSFGGYVTGWMVGKTDRFRGAVAQRGVYDLSSFYGSTDAFKLIEGDFDTTPWEDPQFLWEQSPVAYAADVTTPTLVMHSENDFRVPVNNGEMFYLFLRKNGVETRFVRYPREGHGLSRSGEPAHVVDRLERIVRWFDGYSDHHDVPPALERGDDGLSAADDGSETGDD, encoded by the coding sequence GTGACCCGCATCTCGGCGACGGACTACCACGACATCGCGCAGGTGGAAGACCCGCAGGTCTCGCCCGACGGCGACAGGGTCGCGTTCGTCCGGAAGATTCCGGACGGCGACGACTCCTACGAACAGACCGTCTACCTCGTCTCGACCGACGGGGACGGCGACATCAGGCGGTTCACCGTCGCGGAGGGCGTCGATTCGCACCCGCGGTGGAGTCCCTCCGGCGACCGACTCGCGTTCGTCTCGACGCGCGGCGCGGACGACGAGAGGCCGCAACTGTGGGTCCTGCCCGTTTCGGGCGGCGAGGCCGAACGGGTGACGGACGTTCCCGGCGGCGTCTCCGACGTCGCGTGGAGTCCCGACGGGTCGAAGATAGCCTTCCAGCAGTCGACGACGGCGTCCGAACGCGAGGAGGGAATCGACTGCGAGGTCGACGACGAGGAGTACGAACGGGAGACGCCGGACCCGCGCGTCGTGGACCGACTCGTCTACCGACAGCACGGACGCTACAGGGACGGCGCGGAACCGCACGTCTACGTCGTCCGCCTCGACGAGGAGAGTCCGAGCGGCGACGCAGACGAGAGCGACGCCCCTCGCGTCGAACGACTCACCGACGGGGAGTACGGGCACGTCTCACCGACGTGGGGCGACCGCGAGACGCTCTACTTCGGCGTGAAGCGCCACCAAGGCGACACCGAACCCGACGACAGCGCCGTCATCGACATCGTGGCGCACGACCTCTCGACGGGCGAGACCGAAGACGTGGCGCGGACGACGGCGTGGGGACTCGCCCTCGACGCGACGGCCGACGGCCGTCTCGCATTCGGTCGGACGCCGGAAGAGCGCATCTCGATGCGGAACTCCGACGTGGTCGTGTACGACCGAGAGAGCGGACGAGAGGCAATCCCGACGGAGGGATTGGACCGAGACGTCGCCCTCGAAGCGGGCCTCTCGTGGGGTCCGAACGACGAAGACGTCTACTTTCTCACGCCCGACGAGGGCGAGTACGTGGCCCGGCGCGTTTCGGGGGAGGGTGCCGAATCCCCTTCGGCGAACGACGGGACGCGGTCAGGTGACGCCCCGACGGACTCCGAACTCCTCGTCGGCGGGGGTCACGTCACCGCCCTGTCCGTCGGCGGCCCCGGGAACGACCCGGTCGTCGCGGTCGCAAAGAGCGAGTGGGACCACCCCGGCGACGTGTTCTGCCTCCGCGGCGGAACGGAACGGCGACTGACGAACGTCAACGCGGCGTACCTCGACGACGCGGACGTACAGAAACCCGAGGAGGTTCGGTTCGAGTCCGACGTCGAGGTGCAGGGATGGGTGCTGACGCCGCCGGAGTTCGACTCCGAGGAGACCTACCCCCTCGTCGTCGAAGTCCACGGCGGCCCGCACGCGATGTGGTCTACGTCGGGGACGATGTGGCGCGAGTTCCAACTCCTGGCCGCCCGCGGGTACGTCGTCTTCTGGTCGAACCCGCGAGGCTCCGTCGGATACGGCGAGGAGTTCGCCACCGCCATCGAACGGAACTGGGGCGAGGTGACGATGACGGACGTGATGGCCGGCGTCGAACTCGTCTGCGACCGCGACTACGTCGACGAGGAGAACGTCTTTCTCACCGGCGGGTCCTTCGGCGGGTACGTGACCGGATGGATGGTCGGAAAGACCGACCGGTTCCGCGGCGCGGTGGCCCAACGCGGCGTCTACGACCTCTCGTCGTTCTACGGGTCCACGGACGCGTTCAAGCTAATCGAGGGCGACTTCGACACGACGCCGTGGGAGGACCCGCAGTTCCTCTGGGAACAGTCGCCCGTCGCCTACGCCGCCGACGTGACGACGCCGACACTCGTGATGCACTCGGAGAACGACTTTCGCGTCCCCGTCAACAACGGCGAGATGTTCTACCTCTTCTTGCGGAAGAACGGCGTCGAGACGCGGTTCGTTCGGTACCCCCGAGAGGGCCACGGACTCTCGCGTTCCGGCGAACCGGCCCACGTCGTCGATAGACTCGAACGCATCGTTCGCTGGTTCGACGGCTACTCGGACCACCACGACGTCCCGCCGGCCCTCGAACGCGGCGACGACGGCCTGTCCGCGGCCGATGACGGGAGCGAAACGGGAGACGACTGA
- a CDS encoding DUF1850 domain-containing protein yields MNGRTLGRLAAVFLVLVLTVGASAAVPGGNALVVSDAETGEELLTVPVSEGTTVALEYTHSVEKTTVVDEYTVRDDRLNMTRMVFHSYGAGLPARADVEKVNGSFVFDPGGSYEEIFVKPGHVAGHELHVGDETYDLVELSDARSVRLSIESRSLLDRALPAFTRQ; encoded by the coding sequence ATGAACGGACGAACGCTCGGTCGACTCGCAGCCGTCTTTCTCGTACTCGTCCTAACGGTGGGGGCGAGTGCGGCGGTACCGGGAGGTAACGCGCTCGTCGTCAGCGACGCCGAAACCGGCGAAGAACTGTTGACGGTTCCCGTCTCGGAGGGGACGACCGTCGCGCTCGAATACACCCACAGCGTAGAGAAGACCACGGTCGTAGACGAGTACACCGTCCGCGACGACCGACTCAACATGACCCGGATGGTGTTTCACTCCTACGGCGCCGGACTCCCCGCCCGCGCGGACGTCGAAAAGGTGAACGGGTCGTTCGTCTTCGACCCCGGCGGCTCCTACGAGGAGATATTCGTCAAGCCCGGTCACGTCGCCGGGCACGAACTCCACGTCGGCGACGAGACGTACGACCTCGTCGAACTCTCCGACGCCCGGAGCGTCCGCCTCAGCATCGAGAGCCGCTCGCTTTTGGACCGAGCCCTCCCCGCTTTCACACGACAATGA